From the genome of Elusimicrobiota bacterium, one region includes:
- a CDS encoding thymidine phosphorylase, with product MRMLDLLLKKRSGLELSGPELEFIASGAASGAIPDYQLSAWLMAVFFNGLTKKETAAFTRAMAMSGARLNLKSVKGAKVDKHSTGGVGDGVSLALAPVVAACGVVVPMMSGRGLGHTGGTLDKLESVKGFKVRLTPARVVSQLKATGLSMFGQTEELAPSDKKLYALRDASCTVESLPLIVASILSKKYAEDITGLVMDVKYGSGAFLKDFKKSRELAVALMETAKLLGIRCVALLTAMDEPLGLAVGNAIELEQSVRILQGEKGPADFTRVLEALSGWMIYLGAKARTPEEGEEKARRAITSGAALAKLRLLFKWQGGDARVADNPGRFLPRAGLSREIKAGRGGYLTKLDSRTVGHASVMLGAGRGRAEDAVDFGAGILLSKKLGDKVKPGEVLARLYASDAKKLSEGAAMFESALEYGARPPKKEPLIREIIK from the coding sequence ATGAGAATGCTCGATTTGCTGCTGAAAAAACGCTCCGGTCTTGAACTTTCAGGCCCGGAGCTTGAATTTATAGCTTCCGGCGCGGCTTCCGGCGCCATACCGGATTATCAGCTTTCCGCCTGGCTCATGGCTGTGTTTTTTAACGGCCTTACCAAAAAGGAAACCGCCGCCTTTACAAGGGCCATGGCCATGTCCGGCGCGCGGCTTAACCTTAAAAGCGTTAAAGGCGCCAAGGTGGATAAACATTCCACCGGCGGGGTGGGCGACGGCGTGTCGCTGGCGCTCGCGCCGGTAGTCGCCGCCTGCGGCGTGGTGGTGCCCATGATGAGCGGCAGGGGCCTTGGCCACACAGGCGGCACGCTTGACAAACTTGAGTCCGTGAAAGGCTTTAAGGTGCGGCTTACGCCCGCGCGCGTGGTTAGCCAGCTTAAAGCCACCGGGCTCTCCATGTTCGGACAGACGGAGGAGCTGGCCCCAAGCGACAAGAAACTTTACGCGCTTCGGGACGCTTCGTGCACGGTGGAATCGCTTCCGCTTATAGTGGCAAGCATACTTTCAAAAAAATACGCCGAAGATATCACCGGGCTCGTGATGGACGTAAAATACGGTTCCGGAGCTTTCCTGAAAGATTTTAAAAAAAGCAGGGAACTAGCGGTCGCTTTAATGGAGACCGCGAAACTTCTTGGCATACGCTGCGTGGCGCTTCTGACAGCCATGGACGAACCGCTGGGACTCGCCGTGGGGAACGCAATTGAACTGGAGCAGTCCGTGCGTATACTCCAGGGCGAAAAGGGCCCCGCGGATTTTACGCGGGTGCTTGAAGCCCTTTCCGGCTGGATGATCTACCTCGGCGCGAAAGCCCGCACTCCCGAAGAGGGAGAGGAAAAGGCCCGGCGCGCCATAACCTCCGGCGCCGCGCTTGCAAAGCTGCGCTTATTGTTTAAATGGCAGGGCGGCGACGCGCGGGTGGCCGATAACCCGGGGCGTTTCCTGCCCAGGGCCGGACTTTCGCGCGAAATAAAAGCCGGCCGGGGCGGGTATCTTACAAAGCTGGATTCAAGGACCGTCGGGCACGCGAGCGTGATGCTTGGCGCCGGCCGGGGACGCGCCGAAGACGCGGTGGATTTCGGCGCGGGCATTCTGCTTTCAAAAAAACTCGGCGATAAAGTCAAACCCGGCGAGGTTCTGGCCAGGCTTTACGCCTCCGACGCCAAAAAACTTTCCGAGGGCGCCGCAATGTTCGAGAGCGCGCTTGAATACGGCGCACGGCCCCCTAAAAAAGAGCCGCTGATAAGAGAGATAATAAAATAA
- a CDS encoding purine-nucleoside phosphorylase, which translates to MNTPDSAFQTVTAAAAWLKARTRGRKPSIAIIAGSGLADALPGLEQKLIIPYERIPGFPRTTVKGHKGELVFGRLGSKEVVIMRGRFHYYEGRPLNFIAFPIRVLGTLGVKKLILTAAVGSLKPSIRPGDLLLLTDHINLMGSNPLMGNYNSSFGEMFPDMNEPYDALLRGAALAAAKKLRMPLKTGVYAAVTGPSYETPAEVRVYRLLGGDVAGMSVVPENIAARQLKMRVLGLCWISNFTSGISKTILSHDEVLELGAAVSVKIKALLEAVIGSKTF; encoded by the coding sequence ATGAACACTCCTGACAGCGCTTTTCAAACAGTTACCGCCGCGGCCGCCTGGCTTAAAGCCAGAACAAGGGGCCGAAAACCATCTATCGCAATAATAGCCGGCAGCGGCCTTGCCGATGCCTTACCCGGACTTGAACAGAAGCTGATTATTCCCTACGAAAGAATACCGGGTTTCCCCCGCACAACGGTAAAAGGCCACAAGGGAGAGCTCGTTTTCGGGCGCCTGGGTTCCAAAGAAGTGGTTATCATGCGCGGTCGTTTCCATTATTACGAAGGCCGGCCGCTTAATTTCATAGCATTCCCGATACGGGTGCTGGGAACTTTGGGAGTAAAAAAACTTATCCTGACCGCCGCGGTCGGCTCGCTGAAACCTTCCATCAGGCCCGGAGATCTGTTGTTGCTGACGGATCATATTAACCTCATGGGCTCAAATCCTCTCATGGGTAATTACAACTCTTCTTTCGGCGAAATGTTCCCGGATATGAATGAGCCTTACGACGCGCTCCTGCGCGGCGCGGCGCTCGCGGCCGCAAAAAAACTCAGGATGCCGTTAAAAACCGGGGTTTACGCGGCCGTAACCGGCCCGTCTTACGAAACCCCCGCCGAGGTCAGGGTTTACCGTCTTCTTGGCGGGGATGTGGCCGGTATGTCGGTGGTGCCTGAAAATATAGCCGCCCGCCAGCTCAAAATGCGGGTGCTTGGCCTGTGCTGGATCTCAAATTTCACCAGCGGTATTTCAAAAACGATTCTATCCCATGACGAGGTGCTTGAACTCGGCGCCGCCGTCTCAGTGAAGATAAAAGCCCTGCTTGAAGCGGTAATCGGCTCAAAAACCTTTTAG
- a CDS encoding YraN family protein yields MNDRGKMYEDQAAVFLERAGLKLIRRNWSAPTGEIDIIASEKDTLVFVEVRGRSNTGFGSPAETVTKSKQVRIIKTALGYLKAKALKPESVRFDVVAIIPGSEPEHIRGAFDAGKYWY; encoded by the coding sequence ATGAACGACCGCGGCAAAATGTACGAAGACCAGGCCGCTGTCTTTCTTGAACGGGCGGGGCTGAAACTTATACGGCGCAACTGGAGCGCCCCCACCGGCGAAATAGACATTATAGCTTCCGAAAAGGACACTTTGGTTTTTGTGGAAGTGCGCGGGCGCTCAAACACCGGTTTTGGCTCACCCGCCGAAACGGTAACAAAGTCAAAGCAGGTCCGTATCATTAAAACGGCTCTCGGCTACCTTAAAGCCAAAGCGCTTAAGCCCGAGAGCGTGCGTTTTGATGTGGTGGCTATCATTCCCGGCAGCGAACCGGAACATATTCGCGGCGCTTTTGACGCCGGCAAATACTGGTATTAA
- a CDS encoding ribonuclease HII — protein MEKTIVPLSTFDLSLIAKEKPDFLVGVDEAGRGPLAGPVVACAAHIPPLIFPLVSPFINDSKKLTPTKREAAFSAMLQAGVSFGFGWAAPEEIDRCNILEATFNAMGAAVKRLARTLGAQLPEANSFRPLPLFAGLPRPFGPQVGTNTRKAVSQAEPRVPKGRGLFVLVDGPHKIKRLAVNQKPVICGDSHSLCVAAASIFAKVLRDRWMARLEAQYPGYGFAAHKGYGTAAHLAALRALGPSPVHRFSFAPVKEAALSRNAI, from the coding sequence TTGGAAAAAACAATTGTGCCGCTTTCCACTTTTGACCTTTCCCTGATAGCGAAAGAAAAACCGGACTTCCTCGTGGGCGTTGACGAGGCCGGGCGGGGCCCTTTGGCGGGCCCGGTTGTCGCCTGCGCCGCCCACATCCCCCCCCTGATCTTCCCTCTCGTTTCCCCCTTTATTAATGACAGTAAAAAATTGACGCCCACGAAAAGGGAAGCGGCTTTTTCGGCCATGCTTCAGGCAGGTGTAAGTTTTGGTTTCGGCTGGGCAGCGCCGGAGGAAATAGACCGCTGCAATATTCTGGAAGCTACGTTCAACGCCATGGGGGCGGCGGTTAAAAGGCTTGCCCGTACCCTCGGGGCGCAACTACCAGAGGCAAACTCTTTCCGGCCCCTTCCGCTATTCGCCGGCCTGCCCCGCCCTTTTGGCCCCCAAGTCGGGACCAATACCCGCAAGGCGGTCTCTCAAGCGGAACCTCGCGTTCCAAAAGGGCGGGGCTTGTTTGTTTTGGTGGATGGTCCTCATAAAATAAAACGCCTTGCCGTGAATCAGAAGCCCGTGATATGCGGGGACTCCCATTCGCTATGCGTTGCCGCCGCGAGCATTTTTGCCAAGGTTCTGCGTGACCGCTGGATGGCGCGCCTTGAAGCGCAATATCCGGGTTACGGTTTTGCGGCGCACAAGGGCTACGGCACGGCCGCGCATCTTGCCGCCTTGCGCGCTTTAGGCCCGTCTCCCGTTCATCGCTTTAGTTTCGCGCCTGTAAAAGAAGCCGCTCTCTCCAGGAACGCGATATGA
- the rplS gene encoding 50S ribosomal protein L19 codes for MKDIQAHLGLKKEKFNFRTGDTVKVHTKVVEGESERIQVFDGVVISRRGSGIAETITVRKISYGVGVERIFPINSPRIDKIEVVKAGKVRRSKIYYLRELAGKSARLEENIQKETATELPSAATEAPAAVPAVTAQAPVPSDTKI; via the coding sequence ATGAAGGACATTCAAGCGCATCTCGGACTGAAGAAAGAAAAATTCAATTTCAGGACGGGCGATACCGTAAAAGTGCACACCAAGGTCGTGGAGGGTGAAAGCGAAAGGATACAGGTTTTTGACGGCGTAGTCATTTCAAGGCGCGGCAGCGGCATAGCCGAAACCATCACCGTAAGAAAAATTTCTTACGGCGTCGGGGTGGAGCGCATTTTCCCCATCAATTCTCCCAGAATTGACAAAATTGAAGTGGTTAAGGCCGGCAAAGTAAGACGTTCAAAAATTTATTACCTAAGGGAACTGGCGGGCAAATCCGCGCGGTTGGAAGAGAACATTCAGAAAGAAACCGCCACAGAGCTGCCATCCGCGGCAACCGAGGCTCCAGCCGCGGTACCCGCGGTTACGGCCCAGGCTCCGGTTCCCTCTGACACCAAAATCTAA
- the trmD gene encoding tRNA (guanosine(37)-N1)-methyltransferase TrmD gives MKVDVITLFPHSVDEALSESIVGRARGEGFLKLSFLNPRDFSGDRRGTVDDKPYGGGTGMVMLAEPVYKALKKVKKKGSFTVLLTPKGRPFTQKLALRLAKKKNLIFICGHYEGTDERISPLADLELSVGDYVLTGGEPAVSVVIDAVTRLIPGVLKKAEATVKETFTDSLLEAPHYTRPALWRGKKVPAVLLCGNHALIEDWRRTKALELTKKHRPDLIKKAKLEEV, from the coding sequence ATGAAAGTTGATGTTATTACTTTATTCCCGCACAGCGTCGACGAAGCTCTGTCGGAAAGTATCGTCGGCCGGGCGCGCGGGGAAGGATTCCTTAAACTTTCTTTTTTAAACCCCAGGGATTTTTCAGGCGACCGCCGCGGTACCGTAGATGACAAGCCTTATGGCGGCGGCACGGGCATGGTAATGCTGGCGGAACCAGTCTACAAGGCGCTGAAAAAAGTGAAAAAGAAGGGTTCCTTCACGGTTCTGCTGACCCCGAAGGGCAGGCCGTTCACGCAAAAGCTGGCCTTGCGCCTGGCAAAAAAGAAGAACCTGATCTTTATCTGCGGCCATTACGAAGGCACCGACGAGAGGATTTCTCCCCTGGCCGACCTTGAGCTTTCCGTGGGCGATTATGTGCTTACGGGCGGCGAACCGGCGGTCTCAGTGGTTATAGACGCCGTTACGCGCCTTATTCCAGGGGTCCTCAAGAAAGCCGAAGCCACGGTGAAAGAGACTTTTACCGATTCACTTTTGGAGGCTCCGCATTACACCCGCCCCGCTCTCTGGCGCGGAAAAAAAGTGCCGGCGGTCCTTTTGTGCGGAAATCACGCTTTAATAGAAGACTGGCGCAGGACGAAAGCTTTGGAACTTACAAAAAAACACCGGCCGGATTTAATAAAAAAAGCCAAACTGGAGGAAGTATGA
- a CDS encoding KH domain-containing protein codes for MKEALMYIVNALVTEPQAVKIASSEDGNILRFRLSVSSADRGKLIGKEGRVIKSVRTLLQAVAAAQNKKVFVDVV; via the coding sequence ATGAAAGAAGCTTTGATGTATATCGTTAATGCTCTTGTAACCGAGCCCCAGGCCGTAAAAATAGCTTCCTCGGAAGACGGCAATATCCTGCGTTTCAGACTATCCGTTTCCTCGGCCGACAGGGGCAAGCTGATAGGCAAAGAAGGCCGTGTAATAAAGTCGGTAAGAACGCTTTTACAGGCCGTCGCCGCCGCGCAGAATAAAAAAGTTTTCGTGGATGTGGTTTAA
- the rpsP gene encoding 30S ribosomal protein S16 — protein sequence MAVVLRLQRIGKRTQPHYRMVAIEKTRGPHGEPIEVIGHYNPKAGKDAQKVTVNIEKYEGWIKNGAKASDTVGSLFLKAKKAAKAVPVAEPK from the coding sequence ATGGCGGTAGTTTTAAGGCTTCAAAGGATAGGAAAAAGAACTCAGCCCCATTACAGGATGGTAGCCATAGAAAAAACCCGCGGGCCGCACGGCGAGCCCATAGAAGTTATCGGCCATTATAATCCCAAAGCCGGCAAGGATGCACAGAAAGTCACCGTCAATATTGAAAAATACGAGGGTTGGATTAAGAACGGAGCCAAGGCTTCCGACACCGTAGGCTCGCTGTTTTTAAAGGCTAAAAAGGCCGCGAAAGCTGTTCCAGTTGCAGAGCCAAAATAA
- a CDS encoding response regulator — MQKKVLIVEDEDLIAKVLSIRLENSGYKVLIAYDGEDGLEQAKKEKPDLMLVDIGLPRIDGNTLCELIKNDAATKGIKIIVLTGKRLVGDMETAFSAGADIYVNKPYDWTRLLAHIKSLIG, encoded by the coding sequence ATGCAAAAAAAAGTTTTAATAGTGGAGGACGAAGACCTTATAGCCAAGGTGCTTTCAATAAGACTTGAAAACAGTGGCTATAAGGTGCTTATCGCCTACGACGGTGAAGACGGCCTGGAACAGGCAAAAAAAGAAAAACCCGACCTTATGCTTGTGGATATCGGTCTGCCGCGCATAGACGGGAATACCCTTTGCGAACTTATAAAGAACGACGCCGCCACAAAGGGTATAAAAATAATCGTGCTTACCGGCAAAAGACTGGTTGGAGATATGGAAACCGCCTTTTCCGCCGGCGCCGATATCTATGTGAACAAGCCTTATGACTGGACCCGCCTGCTGGCTCATATAAAATCCCTGATAGGGTAG
- the rpe gene encoding ribulose-phosphate 3-epimerase, with protein sequence MTTKPVFPRPCGEISLVPSVLSADFSRLEKCLQKIEAAADWVQVDVMDGHFVPNLSFGPDVAWAVARSTSLGVDAHLMVERPLEFIDAFAAAGARLITVHAEAEDSLLCLKRVHSMGLAAGVALRPKTPFKRAAAFLEAADLILIMTVEPGFGGQSFLSAMLNKISEARRAIKTSGRKIWLQVDGGINARTAKLAVKAGADSLVMGSAVFGARDPAGFLKGLRFEFSRGCTCKKKF encoded by the coding sequence ATGACAACAAAACCCGTGTTCCCCCGCCCTTGCGGGGAAATATCTCTGGTGCCTTCGGTGCTGTCAGCCGATTTCTCCCGTTTGGAGAAATGTCTGCAAAAAATAGAAGCCGCGGCAGACTGGGTGCAGGTGGACGTAATGGACGGACATTTCGTGCCCAACCTGAGTTTCGGACCTGACGTGGCATGGGCGGTGGCCCGATCCACCAGCCTTGGCGTGGACGCGCATTTAATGGTGGAGCGTCCCCTTGAATTTATTGACGCTTTTGCCGCCGCCGGCGCCCGGCTGATCACGGTTCATGCCGAGGCCGAAGACAGTCTGCTTTGCCTTAAGCGGGTGCATAGCATGGGGCTGGCGGCCGGGGTGGCGTTGCGGCCTAAAACGCCTTTTAAGCGGGCCGCCGCCTTTCTTGAGGCGGCGGATCTGATCCTTATCATGACGGTGGAGCCGGGTTTCGGCGGCCAAAGCTTCCTCTCCGCCATGCTTAATAAAATTTCGGAGGCCCGGCGGGCCATAAAAACCTCCGGGCGCAAAATATGGCTGCAGGTTGACGGCGGGATTAACGCCCGCACCGCGAAACTCGCGGTTAAAGCGGGGGCGGACTCCCTTGTAATGGGCAGCGCCGTGTTCGGTGCGCGTGACCCGGCTGGTTTTTTAAAGGGTTTGCGTTTTGAATTCAGCAGGGGGTGTACATGCAAAAAAAAGTTTTAA
- a CDS encoding PASTA domain-containing protein, with product MVLKDSVAKLSPEDTKERLISAGFVARVGGVGLVLFLLTYFLFSWTMETVIHNRKEVIVPDIGGKSASNALQLLSENNLAMKIAGYEFNDSVPISTVLRQVPSSGATVREGKIVKVVFSQGGESVFVPTLIGLPLRNAELLLRQRSLLLGETPESYSLKAEKGIVLSQDPKSDSSVTKNTMVQVVVSAGPPPAGIIIMPDFRQKKTEDAYQWSAETKITFDIVEDGSSFFPSGTIVDQLPAPDTVVSADSKVTLTVSAKKGQGSGAGEFRVHYEVSQSGSQRHIRIVALGHSGEREIFNGLRDPGSKIDLVVPLTGAEKIRIFVNGILVEERPVK from the coding sequence GTGGTATTAAAAGATTCTGTTGCCAAGCTCTCTCCTGAAGACACTAAAGAGCGTCTGATAAGCGCCGGTTTCGTCGCCAGGGTGGGAGGCGTCGGGCTCGTGCTTTTTTTGCTCACCTATTTTCTTTTTTCCTGGACCATGGAAACTGTTATCCACAACAGGAAGGAAGTGATAGTGCCCGATATCGGCGGAAAATCGGCGTCGAACGCCCTGCAGCTGCTCAGCGAGAACAATCTGGCCATGAAGATAGCCGGTTACGAATTCAATGACTCCGTGCCCATAAGCACGGTTTTGCGCCAGGTCCCCTCTTCGGGCGCCACGGTGCGGGAGGGCAAGATCGTAAAAGTCGTTTTCAGCCAGGGCGGAGAATCCGTTTTTGTTCCCACGCTTATAGGCCTGCCGCTCAGGAACGCCGAGCTTCTGCTGCGCCAGCGCTCTCTGCTTCTTGGCGAGACTCCCGAGTCGTATTCCTTGAAAGCGGAAAAGGGTATTGTGCTTTCCCAGGACCCAAAATCGGATTCCAGCGTTACTAAGAATACCATGGTGCAGGTGGTGGTATCGGCGGGCCCTCCGCCCGCCGGCATAATTATTATGCCGGATTTCAGACAGAAAAAAACCGAAGACGCTTATCAGTGGTCGGCTGAAACCAAAATCACTTTTGACATAGTGGAGGATGGCAGTTCATTTTTCCCTTCAGGCACGATCGTGGACCAGCTTCCCGCTCCCGATACCGTGGTTTCCGCGGATTCAAAAGTTACGCTTACCGTGAGCGCGAAAAAAGGCCAGGGTTCCGGAGCCGGCGAGTTCCGGGTGCATTACGAGGTTTCACAAAGCGGTTCGCAGCGTCACATCCGCATTGTGGCGCTCGGCCACAGCGGAGAGCGGGAAATTTTTAACGGCCTGCGGGATCCAGGCTCAAAAATTGACCTTGTCGTGCCCTTGACCGGCGCGGAAAAAATCAGGATTTTTGTGAACGGAATTCTGGTGGAAGAGCGCCCCGTAAAATGA
- the fmt gene encoding methionyl-tRNA formyltransferase has protein sequence MSKLQIVFLGTPDIACGFLKDISAAGHDVLGVISQPDRAKGRGLKICCPPVKGTADRLCLKTYQPGSDAELKETLELLKPDLCVVVAYGRLIKEDALRAARLGFLNVHFSLLPKYRGAAPVQWTLINGETRTGVTIFWLDSGLDTGPVCAAREIPIDPRDNAQSLFARLEVEGSGLLLGALENIAGGEMIKKPQTGLPSYAPLLTPEHSWLDFSLSAQTNYDRIRGLACGPRARFFAAAGSKRIMVQVLKAELAPEPPAIPANAASGCVSAIERGKGFFIKCSDSSLFIEEVQPEGKKPQKASDFLNGLRLKPGDAIALPAPGR, from the coding sequence ATGTCCAAACTTCAAATCGTCTTCCTGGGCACCCCCGACATCGCCTGCGGCTTTCTGAAAGATATTTCAGCGGCGGGGCATGATGTTTTAGGCGTTATTTCCCAGCCTGACAGAGCCAAAGGCCGCGGCCTTAAAATTTGCTGCCCGCCGGTTAAAGGCACTGCGGACCGGCTTTGCCTTAAAACTTACCAACCCGGCTCGGACGCGGAGCTTAAAGAGACGCTTGAACTCCTGAAGCCCGATCTGTGCGTGGTGGTGGCTTACGGCCGTCTTATAAAAGAGGATGCGCTGCGAGCGGCGCGTCTTGGCTTTTTAAATGTCCATTTCTCGCTGTTGCCGAAATACAGGGGAGCCGCGCCGGTGCAGTGGACGCTCATCAACGGCGAAACCCGGACAGGGGTCACTATTTTCTGGCTGGATTCGGGGCTTGACACGGGCCCGGTCTGCGCCGCAAGAGAGATCCCGATAGATCCGCGCGATAACGCCCAAAGTCTTTTTGCCAGACTTGAAGTTGAGGGCTCAGGGCTGCTTTTAGGCGCGCTTGAAAATATCGCCGGGGGAGAAATGATAAAAAAACCGCAGACGGGCTTGCCGTCTTACGCCCCCCTCCTTACTCCGGAACATTCCTGGCTTGATTTTTCTCTTAGCGCCCAGACAAATTATGACAGGATAAGGGGCCTTGCCTGCGGGCCCAGGGCCAGGTTTTTTGCCGCCGCCGGCTCAAAACGCATTATGGTACAGGTGCTCAAAGCGGAGCTGGCTCCCGAACCGCCAGCTATACCCGCGAACGCCGCAAGCGGCTGCGTTTCCGCGATTGAAAGGGGAAAGGGTTTTTTTATAAAATGTAGCGACTCAAGCTTGTTTATTGAAGAGGTTCAGCCGGAGGGAAAAAAGCCCCAAAAAGCTTCTGATTTTCTAAACGGTCTAAGACTTAAGCCCGGGGACGCCATAGCGCTGCCGGCGCCGGGCCGCTGA
- the def gene encoding peptide deformylase codes for MPIRRICKYGEKILEKKTHKVDFAKLKGGLPSLLSDMFETMDAVKGLGLAANQIGLDLRLAVVKIKKEGNADLNIVLINPEMVESSGSMYEEEGCLSFPCLFVRVKRFSKVKIRALNEKGLPIEINAEGLFARALQHELDHLDGIVFISRLSLASRLKLKPALFRLKKQWKKIDESKLNGRGERPGDRVEK; via the coding sequence ATGCCTATACGACGAATCTGCAAATACGGCGAAAAAATACTTGAAAAGAAAACGCATAAAGTTGACTTCGCCAAATTGAAAGGCGGGCTTCCCTCTTTGCTCTCGGACATGTTTGAAACCATGGACGCGGTAAAAGGTCTGGGACTGGCCGCCAACCAGATAGGCCTTGATCTGCGTCTTGCGGTGGTAAAGATAAAAAAAGAGGGAAATGCGGACTTGAATATCGTTCTTATTAATCCTGAAATGGTGGAAAGCTCCGGGTCCATGTATGAGGAGGAGGGCTGTCTTTCTTTTCCCTGCCTTTTTGTCCGGGTCAAACGATTTTCAAAGGTTAAGATCAGGGCGCTTAATGAAAAGGGCCTGCCGATAGAAATAAACGCGGAGGGGCTTTTTGCGCGGGCCCTCCAGCATGAACTGGACCACCTGGACGGCATTGTTTTTATAAGCCGCCTGTCGCTTGCCTCACGGCTGAAGTTAAAGCCGGCGCTCTTCAGGTTAAAGAAGCAATGGAAAAAGATAGACGAAAGCAAGCTAAACGGCAGGGGCGAGAGGCCAGGGGATAGGGTGGAAAAATAA